One Carcharodon carcharias isolate sCarCar2 chromosome 1, sCarCar2.pri, whole genome shotgun sequence DNA window includes the following coding sequences:
- the ppid gene encoding peptidyl-prolyl cis-trans isomerase D, which produces MSNPSPKAKPSEAANPRVYLDVSLAGETAGRIVLELFADVCPKTAENFRALCTGEKGIGPTTGKPLHFKGCPFHRIIKKFMIQGGDFSNQNGTGGESIYGEKFEDENFHYKHDQAGLLSMANAGPNTNGSQFFITTVPTPHLDNKHVIFGQVLKGMGVVKMLESVEVKDEKPVKHCFIENCGEIKEGDDWGLAPADGSGDTYPDFPEDIDGDLNDMDTIVRIAEDLKNLGNNFFKAQNWIMADKKYTKALRYTATLRDEIDDESTEKLDSVKSLESILLSCNLNIAACKLKLSDWNAAIESCDEALEINQSNTKALYRRAQAWQAKKDYDQALDDLKKAQEITPEDKAISNEILRVKQKKKEQKEKEKATYAKMFA; this is translated from the exons ATGTCGAACCCTTCTCCGAAAGCTAAGCCGTCTGAGGCGGCCAACCCGCGGGTTTACCTGGACGTCAGCCTCGCGGGGGAGACAG CTGGACGGATAGTTCTAGAGCTGTTTGCTGATGTCTGTCCTAAAACGGCTGAGAATTTTCGTGCTTTATGcactggagagaagggaattgggCCAACTACTGGAAAACCTCTGCATTTCAAAGGCTGCCCTTTCCATAGGA TTATAAAGAAGTTTATGATACAGGGAGGAGACTTTTCCAATCAGAACGGAACCGGAGGAGAaagtatctatggagagaaatTTGAAGATGAAAATTTTCATTACAAG CACGACCAGGCAGGGTTGCTCAGCATGGCCAACGCAGGACCAAACACCAATGGCTCACAGTTCTTCATCACAACTGTACCTACTCCTCATCTGGACAACAAACATGTGATTTTTGGTCAGGTGCTCAAAGGAATGGGAGTGGTAAAGATGCTGGAAAGTGTAGAAGTGAAAGATGAGAAACCTGTAAAG CACTGTTTTATAGAAAACTGTGGAGAGATTAAAGAAGGGGATGACTGGGGTCTAGCTCCTGCTGATGGATCAGGGGACACATATCCAGACTTTCCTGAAGATATTGATGGAGATTTGAATGAT ATGGATACAATTGTACGGATTGCAGAAGACTTAAAGAACCTTGGGAATAACTTCTTTAAAGCCCAGAACTGGATAATGGCAGACAAGAAATACACCAAGGCTTTAAG ATACACAGCTACTTTAAGAGATGAAATTGATGATGAATCAACAGAGAAGCTGGATTCGGTTAAAAGCCTAGAATCTATTTTGTTAAGTTGTAATCTGAACATTGCTGCATGCAAGCTGAAGCTGTCTGACTGGAATGCTGCTATTGAAAGCTGTGACGAG GCTCTTGAAATTAATCAGTCAAACACAAAGGCGCTTTATAGAAGGGCTCAAGCCTGGCAAGCAAAGAAGGATTATGATCAGGCACTG GATGATCTTAAGAAAGCTCAGGAAATTACACCTGAAGACAAAG CTATAAGCAATGAAATACTCCGAGTGAAACAAAAgaaaaaggaacagaaagagaaagaaaaggcaACTTATGCAAAAATGTTTGCTTGA